One genomic window of Halorubrum hochsteinianum includes the following:
- the ppsA gene encoding phosphoenolpyruvate synthase: MAVLLLEDVNADDVGTVGGKAASLGELIGAGLPVPPGFAVTAGTYRTFIEEAGIDEELFDAVDVDPEDSAALREAEATAERLILDTPFPESVREEILERYRAMGEDGEEAFVAVRSSATAEDLPDSSFAGQQETFLNVREEDLLRRVKECWASLFTQRAIYYRQQRGFPHADVDIAVVVQRMVDAEKSGVMFTSHPSTGEPQVTIEAAWGLGEAVVSGTVSPDNYVYDRERGAVDEVTVADKKVEMVKDAETGETVELDVDEERRTARVLSDAEIGDLVALGERVEDHYGSPQDVEWAIYDGEIYMLQSRPITTIREDADGSEDAGGAVATADGDGSGAELEATDGRSDGADGGGADDADLLVEGLGASPGAVSGTVRIVHKLDQLDQVQEGDVMVTEMTMPDMVPAMKRAAGIVTDEGGMTSHAAIISRELGVPAVVGTGNGTRVLEDGRHVTLDGDKGTVRAGEDESAEPGEEFEPVEAARPETPVKPMTATEVKVNVSIPEAAERAAATGADGVGLLRIEHMVLSLGKTPEKYIADHGAQAYQDELIEGVRRVADEFYPRPVRVRTIDAPTDEFRELEGGDGEPAEPNPMLGWRGIRRSLDKPEPFRQELAAFAQLHDMGYDNLEVMFPLVNDAADVEGIKAHMREAGIDPETHRWGVMVETPASALQIEELAEAGIDFASFGTNDLTQYTLAVDRNNGHVADRFDELHPAVLRLIGDTIETCRELGVDTSICGQAGSKPEMVEFLVEKGVSSISANIDAVRDVQHEVKRTEQRLLLDSVR, from the coding sequence ATGGCAGTACTCTTGCTGGAGGACGTCAATGCCGACGACGTCGGGACCGTCGGCGGGAAGGCCGCGTCGCTCGGCGAACTCATCGGTGCGGGGCTCCCGGTGCCGCCGGGGTTCGCCGTCACCGCGGGCACGTACCGAACGTTCATCGAGGAGGCCGGGATCGACGAGGAGCTGTTCGACGCGGTCGACGTCGACCCCGAGGACTCCGCGGCGCTCCGCGAGGCCGAGGCGACCGCGGAGCGCCTGATCCTCGACACCCCGTTCCCGGAGTCGGTGCGCGAGGAGATCCTCGAACGGTACCGAGCGATGGGAGAGGACGGCGAGGAGGCGTTCGTCGCCGTCCGCTCGTCCGCCACGGCCGAGGACCTCCCCGACTCCTCGTTCGCCGGCCAACAGGAGACGTTCCTCAACGTCCGCGAGGAGGACCTGCTCCGCCGCGTCAAGGAGTGCTGGGCCTCGCTTTTCACCCAGCGCGCGATCTACTACCGCCAGCAGCGGGGGTTCCCGCACGCCGACGTCGACATCGCGGTCGTCGTCCAGCGCATGGTCGACGCCGAGAAGTCCGGCGTGATGTTCACCAGCCACCCGTCGACGGGCGAGCCGCAGGTCACCATCGAGGCGGCGTGGGGGCTCGGCGAGGCCGTCGTCTCCGGCACCGTCTCGCCGGACAACTACGTGTACGACCGCGAGCGCGGCGCGGTCGACGAGGTCACCGTCGCGGACAAGAAGGTTGAGATGGTGAAAGACGCCGAGACCGGCGAGACGGTCGAACTCGACGTCGACGAGGAGCGGCGGACGGCGCGGGTGCTCTCCGACGCGGAGATCGGCGACCTCGTCGCGCTCGGCGAGCGCGTGGAGGACCACTACGGCTCGCCGCAAGACGTCGAGTGGGCGATCTACGACGGCGAGATATACATGCTCCAGTCGCGCCCGATCACGACGATCCGCGAGGACGCGGACGGCTCGGAGGACGCCGGGGGCGCGGTGGCGACCGCCGACGGCGACGGCAGCGGCGCGGAACTGGAAGCGACCGACGGGCGATCTGACGGGGCCGACGGCGGCGGCGCGGACGACGCCGACCTCCTCGTCGAGGGGCTCGGGGCCAGCCCCGGGGCCGTCTCCGGAACCGTTCGGATCGTCCACAAGCTCGACCAGCTCGATCAGGTACAGGAGGGCGACGTGATGGTGACGGAGATGACGATGCCGGACATGGTGCCGGCGATGAAACGCGCCGCGGGCATCGTCACCGACGAGGGCGGGATGACGAGCCACGCGGCGATCATCTCGCGGGAGCTCGGCGTCCCCGCGGTCGTCGGGACCGGGAACGGGACCCGCGTCCTCGAAGACGGCCGGCACGTCACCCTCGACGGCGACAAGGGGACGGTCCGGGCGGGCGAGGACGAGTCGGCCGAGCCCGGCGAGGAGTTCGAGCCGGTGGAGGCCGCGCGCCCGGAGACGCCCGTCAAGCCGATGACGGCGACGGAGGTGAAGGTGAACGTCTCGATTCCGGAGGCGGCCGAGCGCGCCGCGGCGACCGGCGCGGACGGCGTCGGGCTGCTCCGGATCGAACACATGGTGCTGTCGCTCGGGAAGACCCCGGAGAAGTACATCGCCGACCACGGCGCGCAGGCGTATCAGGACGAGCTCATCGAGGGCGTCCGGCGCGTCGCCGACGAGTTCTACCCCCGGCCGGTCCGCGTGCGGACCATCGACGCGCCGACCGACGAGTTCCGCGAGCTGGAGGGCGGCGACGGCGAGCCGGCCGAGCCGAACCCGATGCTCGGCTGGCGCGGGATCCGCCGGAGCCTCGACAAGCCGGAGCCGTTCCGGCAGGAGCTCGCCGCGTTCGCGCAGCTCCACGACATGGGGTACGACAACCTCGAAGTGATGTTCCCGCTCGTCAACGACGCGGCGGACGTCGAGGGGATCAAGGCCCATATGCGCGAGGCCGGGATCGACCCCGAGACGCACCGCTGGGGCGTGATGGTGGAGACGCCCGCGAGCGCGCTCCAGATCGAGGAGCTCGCCGAGGCGGGGATCGACTTCGCCTCCTTCGGCACCAACGACCTCACGCAGTACACGCTCGCGGTCGACCGCAACAACGGCCACGTCGCCGACCGGTTCGACGAGCTTCACCCGGCCGTGTTGCGCCTGATCGGCGACACGATAGAGACGTGCCGGGAGCTGGGCGTCGACACCAGCATCTGCGGGCAGGCCGGCTCGAAGCCCGAGATGGTCGAGTTCCTCGTCGAGAAGGGCGTCTCCTCCATCTCCGCGAACATCGACGCGGTCCGCGACGTCCAACACGAAGTGAAGCGGACCGAACAGCGGCTGCTGCTCGATTCGGTCCGCTGA
- the mfnA gene encoding tyrosine decarboxylase MfnA — protein sequence MQRPEPEPQSFDRVLSSMCTEPHPDARAAAERFLAANPGDPATYETVAALEERAVERLATLADHPTPSDAAGYVTSGGTEANVQAVRSARNRHDGGRDDRGVNVVAPESAHFSFTKAAELLDVELRTVPVDDDYRADTDAVAAAVDDVTALVVGVAGTTEYGRVDPIPELAAIAAEAGARLHVDAAWGGFVLPFTDHDWSFADAAVDTLTIDPHKFGQAPVPAGGLLAREDAALDALAVDTPYLESRSQATLTGTRSGAGVAGAVAAMDALWPDGYREAAERAADHADWLAAELADRGYDVVEPELPLVAAAVPESEFAALRDAGWKVSRTGAGELRVVCMPHVTRSTLRAFLDDLDRIRG from the coding sequence ATGCAACGGCCAGAACCGGAGCCGCAGTCGTTCGACCGGGTGCTCTCCTCGATGTGCACCGAGCCGCACCCCGACGCGCGGGCGGCCGCCGAGCGCTTCCTCGCCGCGAACCCCGGCGACCCCGCCACCTACGAGACCGTGGCCGCGCTCGAAGAGCGGGCGGTCGAGCGGCTCGCGACGCTCGCCGACCACCCGACCCCGAGCGACGCGGCGGGGTACGTCACCTCGGGCGGCACCGAGGCGAACGTCCAGGCGGTGCGGTCGGCGCGGAACCGACACGACGGCGGGCGCGACGACCGCGGCGTCAACGTCGTCGCCCCGGAGAGCGCGCACTTCTCGTTCACCAAGGCGGCGGAGCTGCTCGACGTGGAGCTGCGGACCGTCCCCGTCGACGACGACTACCGGGCCGACACCGACGCGGTCGCGGCCGCGGTCGACGACGTCACCGCGCTCGTCGTCGGCGTCGCCGGCACCACGGAGTACGGCCGGGTCGACCCGATCCCGGAGCTCGCAGCGATCGCCGCGGAGGCGGGGGCGCGGCTCCACGTCGACGCGGCGTGGGGCGGGTTCGTCCTCCCGTTCACCGACCACGACTGGTCGTTCGCCGACGCGGCGGTCGACACGCTGACGATCGACCCCCACAAGTTCGGGCAGGCACCGGTGCCGGCGGGCGGGCTGTTGGCCCGGGAGGACGCCGCGCTCGACGCGCTCGCGGTCGACACGCCGTATCTGGAGTCGCGGTCGCAGGCGACGCTGACCGGGACCCGGAGCGGCGCTGGCGTCGCCGGCGCGGTCGCGGCGATGGACGCGTTGTGGCCCGACGGCTACCGCGAGGCCGCGGAGCGGGCGGCCGACCACGCCGACTGGCTCGCCGCGGAGCTCGCGGACCGCGGGTACGACGTGGTCGAGCCCGAGCTCCCGCTCGTCGCCGCCGCGGTCCCGGAGTCGGAGTTCGCAGCGCTCCGCGACGCCGGGTGGAAGGTGTCGCGGACCGGGGCGGGGGAGCTCCGCGTCGTCTGTATGCCGCACGTGACGCGGTCGACGCTGCGGGCGTTCCTCGACGATCTGGACCGGATCCGCGGGTGA
- a CDS encoding halocyanin domain-containing protein, which translates to MSSDDVSRRAFMRTAGGAAAAAGAATATAGTAAAQEVEPDWPSGAEGNVGSYTDARGQDSVTISVGAGDQGLAFDPTLVWVDEGTTITWEWTGAGGAHNVQTVEDGGPATLDSGDPVGEEGATYEYETSSEDAGITHYHCVPHTAVGMHAGLAVGEDVATVDVGGGSSDAVFVPDAARALGVATFIAMVSTLGLAFVFMKYGGSITRQEQA; encoded by the coding sequence ATGAGTTCGGACGACGTCTCTCGGCGCGCGTTCATGCGGACGGCCGGCGGTGCGGCGGCCGCCGCCGGCGCGGCGACGGCGACGGCGGGGACGGCGGCTGCACAGGAAGTGGAACCCGACTGGCCGAGCGGGGCCGAAGGCAACGTCGGGTCGTACACGGACGCCCGCGGGCAGGACTCGGTGACCATCTCGGTCGGCGCGGGCGACCAGGGCCTCGCGTTCGACCCGACGTTAGTGTGGGTCGACGAGGGGACGACGATCACCTGGGAGTGGACGGGCGCGGGCGGCGCACACAACGTTCAGACGGTCGAGGACGGCGGCCCGGCCACCCTCGACAGCGGCGACCCGGTCGGCGAGGAGGGAGCCACCTACGAGTACGAGACGTCGAGCGAAGACGCCGGCATCACCCACTACCACTGCGTCCCGCACACCGCGGTCGGCATGCACGCCGGCCTCGCCGTCGGCGAGGACGTCGCCACGGTCGACGTCGGCGGCGGGAGTTCGGACGCGGTGTTCGTCCCGGACGCCGCCCGGGCGCTGGGCGTCGCGACGTTCATCGCGATGGTGAGCACGCTGGGACTGGCGTTCGTCTTCATGAAGTACGGCGGGTCGATCACCCGGCAGGAACAGGCGTAA
- a CDS encoding DUF7344 domain-containing protein, giving the protein MAHQPASTHTSDAERTAFDDERVAASPDADDPAPDRSEALIELLANARRRYLWQYIRREDREIPLQEASKAVAARELDKPPSAVTYDERKSVYTSLLQFHCPKMADAGLIEFDRRAARVSPCEGSNPVVELEPDRRRVGATVLGAVGLSTFVTVGAWRLGLPVFGALTLEALAIALGIAVAVACSLYYSVLRSTPAVEFDEVLRRLR; this is encoded by the coding sequence GTGGCTCATCAGCCCGCATCTACCCACACTTCCGACGCCGAACGGACGGCGTTCGACGACGAACGGGTAGCGGCGTCTCCGGACGCCGACGATCCCGCTCCCGACCGGTCAGAGGCGCTCATCGAACTGCTCGCCAACGCGCGCCGGCGGTACCTCTGGCAGTACATCCGGCGCGAAGACCGCGAAATACCCCTTCAGGAGGCGTCGAAAGCGGTCGCGGCCCGCGAACTGGACAAACCCCCGTCGGCCGTGACTTACGACGAACGCAAGAGCGTGTACACCTCGCTGCTCCAGTTCCACTGTCCGAAGATGGCCGACGCGGGGCTGATCGAGTTCGACCGCCGCGCCGCCCGGGTCTCCCCCTGCGAGGGGTCGAACCCCGTCGTGGAACTCGAACCCGACCGACGACGGGTGGGGGCCACCGTCCTCGGCGCGGTCGGCCTGTCGACGTTCGTCACGGTCGGCGCGTGGCGACTCGGTCTCCCGGTGTTCGGCGCGCTCACCCTCGAAGCGCTCGCGATCGCTCTCGGTATCGCCGTCGCGGTCGCGTGTTCCCTCTACTACAGCGTCCTCAGGTCGACCCCCGCGGTCGAGTTCGACGAGGTCCTCCGTCGGCTCCGGTAG
- a CDS encoding S9 family peptidase gives MRQYDIERYLNVRNAGGADLGPDGRLSFLLDTTGTGQVWSVREAESWPEQHTFFEESVSFVDSSPERSEAVFGMDEGGNERAQLYRLDYESGAITELTAMPEAKHRWGGWDSTGDRFAFASNRRDEAVFDVYVQGRDETGDDAELVHEGDGWLSVAGWSPSDDRLIVHEAHSSFDHDLYTLDLASGDLTHHTPHDGDVRYSGPEWGPDGDGVYLVTDRESDTLRLERLDLETGEFAVVADGGEWNVDGVAIDEDSRRVVYSRNVDGYTELTVGELTGPDRVDELPEPDLPDGVAGGVSFGPGGERFAVTATGSTHNANVYVVDAATGETERWTRASTAGIPRDSFVERELVHYPTFDGRDIPAFFSVPETEPPESGYPVVVDIHGGPESQRRPSFASVTQFLLNNGYAVFEPNVRGSSGYGKAYSGLDDVENRMDSVKDVREGVGWLHDHPEVDPDRVVAMGGSYGGFMVLASVTEYPDLWAAGVDIVGIANFVTFLENTGDWRRSLREAEYGSLAEDREFLESVSPINNIDRIEAPLFVLHGENDPRVPVSEAEQIVEKAREQGVPVRKLIFDDEGHGFSKLENRIEAYRGIVDFLAEHV, from the coding sequence ATGCGACAGTACGACATCGAGCGCTACCTCAACGTGCGGAACGCGGGCGGTGCCGACCTCGGCCCCGACGGGCGACTGTCCTTCCTCCTCGACACGACCGGGACGGGACAGGTGTGGTCGGTCCGCGAGGCGGAGTCGTGGCCGGAACAGCACACCTTCTTCGAGGAGTCCGTCTCCTTCGTCGACTCCTCGCCGGAGCGGTCGGAGGCCGTCTTCGGCATGGACGAGGGCGGCAACGAGCGCGCGCAGCTGTACCGGCTCGACTACGAGTCGGGCGCGATCACGGAGCTGACGGCGATGCCCGAGGCGAAACACCGGTGGGGCGGGTGGGACTCGACCGGCGACCGGTTCGCGTTCGCGTCGAACCGCCGCGACGAGGCGGTCTTCGACGTGTACGTTCAGGGTCGCGACGAGACCGGCGACGACGCCGAGTTGGTCCACGAGGGCGACGGCTGGCTCTCGGTCGCCGGCTGGTCGCCGAGCGACGACCGCCTGATCGTCCACGAGGCGCACTCCTCGTTCGACCACGACCTCTACACGCTCGATCTGGCGAGCGGCGACCTGACCCACCACACGCCCCACGATGGCGACGTGCGGTACTCCGGCCCCGAGTGGGGACCGGACGGCGACGGCGTCTACCTCGTCACCGACCGCGAGAGCGACACGCTCCGCTTGGAGCGGCTCGACCTGGAGACCGGCGAGTTCGCCGTCGTCGCCGACGGCGGCGAGTGGAACGTCGACGGCGTCGCGATAGACGAGGACTCGCGCCGGGTGGTCTACTCCCGGAACGTCGACGGCTACACCGAACTCACGGTCGGCGAGCTGACGGGTCCCGACCGGGTCGACGAGCTCCCCGAGCCGGACCTCCCGGACGGCGTCGCCGGCGGCGTGAGCTTCGGTCCCGGGGGGGAGCGGTTCGCGGTGACCGCGACGGGCAGCACGCACAACGCGAACGTCTACGTCGTCGACGCGGCCACCGGCGAGACCGAGCGGTGGACGCGCGCCTCGACCGCGGGGATTCCGCGCGACTCGTTCGTCGAGCGCGAACTCGTCCACTACCCCACCTTCGACGGGCGGGACATCCCGGCGTTCTTCTCCGTGCCGGAGACGGAGCCGCCCGAGTCGGGATACCCGGTCGTCGTCGACATCCACGGCGGGCCGGAGTCCCAGCGGCGACCCTCGTTCGCCTCGGTCACGCAGTTCCTGCTGAACAACGGGTACGCCGTCTTCGAGCCGAACGTCCGCGGCTCCTCCGGATATGGGAAGGCGTACTCGGGGCTCGACGACGTGGAGAACCGGATGGACTCGGTGAAGGACGTCCGGGAGGGGGTCGGCTGGCTCCACGACCACCCGGAGGTCGACCCGGACCGCGTCGTCGCGATGGGCGGCTCCTACGGCGGCTTCATGGTGCTCGCGTCGGTGACCGAGTACCCCGACCTGTGGGCCGCGGGCGTCGACATCGTCGGCATCGCGAACTTCGTCACCTTCCTGGAGAACACCGGCGACTGGCGGCGCTCGCTGCGCGAGGCGGAGTACGGCTCGCTCGCCGAGGACCGCGAGTTCCTCGAATCCGTCTCGCCGATCAACAACATCGACCGGATCGAGGCACCCCTCTTCGTCCTCCACGGCGAGAACGACCCGCGGGTGCCCGTTAGCGAGGCCGAACAGATCGTCGAGAAGGCCCGCGAGCAGGGCGTCCCCGTCCGGAAGCTGATCTTCGACGACGAGGGACACGGCTTCTCGAAGCTGGAGAACCGGATCGAGGCGTACCGGGGGATCGTCGACTTCCTCGCCGAACACGTCTGA
- a CDS encoding PAS domain-containing sensor histidine kinase: MDGSDPHRLLLDQAQDKVALLDDDGTFTYVNEASERILGFSPEELVGENAFEYIHQDDREAVSSAFREALSAEEFSEITVEYRHRAADGSWVWLESRMSNLTDDALDGYVVSSRDISDRVRAEREREETAAHLGEISSVSSDVLWMFNADWSELLFVNPSYEEIYGTSVAELRGDPSAFLDAIHPDDVPAVREAMERLSEGTPVDVEHRVNPDEDYNRWVWVQGEPITVDGEVARITGFTRDVTDRRRRERQLVVMDNLLRHNLRNDLNLILGTVETMESAVPESTEHTAVIRRVGEQLLATAEKEREIIELITDHRNGEPIAVHEAVEECVERVRERFPAASVEVASLDRVVVDGRAELRSAVTELLENAVRHADDDAPTVTVGLRRTADGAEIVVRDDHAPIPAVEANVLTGDHDMTDVYHSSGLGFWLVYWSVELSGGSVAVESGDERGNEITIRLPASGE; the protein is encoded by the coding sequence ATGGACGGGTCCGATCCACACAGGCTGTTGCTCGATCAGGCCCAAGACAAGGTTGCCCTCCTCGACGATGACGGGACGTTCACGTACGTGAACGAGGCGTCCGAGCGGATCCTCGGTTTCTCCCCCGAGGAACTCGTCGGCGAGAACGCGTTCGAGTACATTCATCAGGACGACCGGGAGGCGGTCAGCAGCGCGTTCCGCGAGGCGCTCTCCGCCGAGGAGTTCTCCGAGATAACCGTCGAGTACCGCCACCGGGCCGCCGACGGCTCGTGGGTGTGGCTGGAGAGCCGCATGTCGAACCTCACCGACGACGCGCTCGACGGGTACGTCGTCAGCTCGCGGGACATCAGCGACCGCGTCCGGGCCGAGCGCGAGCGCGAGGAGACGGCGGCGCACCTCGGCGAGATCTCGTCGGTCTCCAGCGACGTGCTCTGGATGTTCAACGCCGACTGGTCGGAGCTCCTCTTCGTGAACCCCTCGTACGAGGAGATCTACGGAACGTCGGTCGCCGAGCTGCGGGGCGACCCGAGCGCGTTCCTCGACGCGATCCACCCCGACGACGTCCCCGCAGTGAGGGAGGCGATGGAACGGCTCTCCGAGGGGACCCCGGTCGACGTCGAGCACCGGGTGAACCCCGACGAGGATTACAACCGCTGGGTGTGGGTCCAGGGCGAGCCGATCACCGTCGACGGCGAGGTCGCCCGCATCACTGGGTTCACCAGGGACGTCACGGACCGGCGGCGGCGCGAGCGACAGCTGGTCGTGATGGACAACCTGCTCCGGCACAACCTGCGGAACGACCTCAACCTCATCCTCGGCACGGTGGAGACGATGGAGTCGGCGGTCCCGGAGTCGACCGAGCACACGGCGGTGATCCGCCGCGTCGGCGAACAGCTGCTCGCCACCGCCGAGAAGGAGCGCGAGATAATCGAGCTCATCACCGACCACCGGAACGGCGAGCCGATCGCGGTCCACGAGGCGGTAGAGGAGTGCGTCGAGCGCGTCCGCGAGCGGTTCCCGGCGGCGTCGGTCGAGGTCGCGTCGCTCGATCGGGTCGTGGTCGACGGGCGCGCCGAACTGCGGTCGGCGGTGACCGAACTCCTCGAGAACGCGGTCCGACACGCCGACGACGACGCGCCGACCGTGACCGTCGGCCTCCGACGCACCGCAGACGGGGCCGAGATCGTCGTCCGGGACGACCACGCGCCGATCCCGGCCGTCGAGGCGAACGTCCTCACCGGCGACCACGACATGACCGACGTCTACCACAGCAGCGGGCTGGGGTTCTGGCTCGTCTACTGGAGCGTGGAGCTGTCGGGCGGCTCCGTCGCGGTCGAGTCCGGCGACGAGCGGGGCAACGAGATCACGATCCGGCTGCCCGCGAGCGGGGAGTGA
- a CDS encoding glycosyltransferase family 4 protein: MRVAFVSLFAPGHGETPARTRTLRTARGLADRGHDVVWLCARWWGGDHDAFDDDGIEYRSVTAEPAPTVFAAKLPAALRRVAPDVVHAVNSPPTPALAATVAGSLSRVPVVVDWWRDHPADARRWYRPLARCADAVTTPSRTTKTRVREHGADGGDVRVLPESIDFDAVESAGVDDRFDAVYARRLDRHANVETFLLGLAELRGRDWTAAVIGDGPERGRVEAAARDLRIDDRVEFLGDLPAEERLPVLKGTHVAVATATWETFATDLLWAVACGCVALVEYQADSSAHELVEGRERGRLVTSPAELADEFVAVGDLERRAVDREFAAYDHDAVIDRYVALYEDQIDDG, translated from the coding sequence ATGCGCGTCGCGTTCGTCTCGCTCTTCGCCCCCGGTCACGGGGAGACCCCGGCGCGGACGCGAACGCTCCGAACCGCCCGCGGGCTCGCCGACCGCGGCCACGACGTGGTCTGGCTCTGCGCCCGCTGGTGGGGCGGCGACCACGACGCCTTCGACGACGACGGGATCGAGTACCGCTCGGTCACCGCCGAGCCGGCACCGACCGTGTTCGCCGCGAAGCTCCCGGCCGCGCTCCGGCGCGTCGCCCCCGACGTGGTCCACGCCGTCAACAGCCCGCCGACGCCGGCGCTCGCGGCCACGGTCGCGGGGTCGCTCTCGCGGGTTCCGGTCGTCGTCGACTGGTGGCGCGACCACCCGGCCGACGCCCGCCGCTGGTACCGGCCGCTCGCGCGCTGCGCGGACGCCGTGACCACGCCCTCGCGGACCACCAAGACCCGCGTCCGCGAACACGGCGCGGACGGCGGCGACGTGCGCGTCCTCCCCGAGAGCATCGACTTCGATGCGGTCGAGTCGGCGGGCGTCGACGACCGCTTCGACGCGGTGTACGCGCGGCGGCTCGACCGCCACGCCAACGTCGAGACGTTCCTCCTCGGGCTCGCCGAGCTGCGCGGCCGCGACTGGACCGCGGCGGTGATCGGCGACGGCCCCGAGCGCGGGCGCGTCGAGGCCGCCGCCCGCGACCTCCGGATCGACGACCGCGTCGAGTTCCTCGGCGACCTCCCCGCCGAGGAGCGGCTCCCGGTACTCAAGGGAACCCACGTGGCGGTCGCGACCGCGACGTGGGAGACGTTCGCCACAGACCTGCTGTGGGCGGTCGCGTGCGGCTGCGTCGCCCTCGTCGAGTATCAGGCCGATTCGAGCGCGCACGAACTCGTCGAGGGCCGGGAGCGCGGGCGGCTCGTGACGAGTCCGGCGGAGCTGGCCGACGAGTTCGTCGCGGTCGGCGACCTCGAACGCCGGGCGGTCGACCGCGAGTTCGCCGCCTACGACCACGACGCGGTGATCGACCGCTACGTCGCGCTGTACGAGGACCAGATCGACGACGGGTAG
- a CDS encoding aldo/keto reductase — MPVFGLGTWENDDPAQCTESVANALDAGYRHVDTAQIYGNEAAVGKGIAQSDVDREDIFLATKVWIDQLSPEDVASSTRESLEKLGVDAVDLLYVHWPAGEYEPAETLPAFAELRDDGLIDRIGVSNFEPHHLDAATDALGETPFANQVEMHPLLRQEELREYADDNGVELVAYSPLARGEILDDPEVVDIAEKHGVSAAQVSLAWLRAKGVTAIPKATGIDHIRDNLASLDLELDDEDVAAIDELGRTDRQLNPDFGPDW, encoded by the coding sequence ATGCCCGTCTTCGGCCTCGGCACGTGGGAGAACGACGACCCGGCGCAGTGTACCGAATCGGTGGCGAACGCGCTCGACGCCGGCTACCGCCACGTCGACACCGCCCAGATCTACGGCAACGAGGCGGCCGTCGGGAAGGGTATCGCGCAGAGCGACGTCGACCGCGAGGACATCTTCCTCGCGACGAAGGTGTGGATCGACCAGCTGTCGCCCGAAGACGTCGCCTCCTCCACCCGCGAGAGCCTGGAGAAGCTCGGCGTCGACGCGGTCGATCTCCTCTACGTCCACTGGCCGGCCGGGGAGTACGAGCCGGCGGAGACGCTGCCGGCGTTCGCCGAACTGCGCGACGACGGCCTGATCGACCGGATCGGAGTCTCCAACTTCGAGCCGCACCACCTCGACGCGGCGACGGACGCGCTCGGCGAGACGCCGTTCGCGAACCAGGTGGAGATGCACCCGCTGCTCCGGCAGGAGGAGCTCCGCGAGTACGCCGACGACAACGGCGTCGAACTCGTCGCCTACTCGCCGCTGGCCCGCGGCGAGATCCTCGACGACCCCGAGGTCGTCGACATCGCCGAGAAGCACGGCGTCAGCGCGGCGCAGGTGAGCCTCGCGTGGCTCCGCGCGAAGGGCGTCACCGCCATCCCGAAGGCGACCGGGATCGACCACATCCGCGACAACCTCGCGAGCCTCGACCTCGAACTCGACGACGAGGACGTCGCGGCGATCGACGAACTGGGCCGCACCGACCGGCAGCTGAACCCCGACTTCGGCCCGGACTGGTAA